A portion of the Glycine max cultivar Williams 82 chromosome 10, Glycine_max_v4.0, whole genome shotgun sequence genome contains these proteins:
- the LOC102670497 gene encoding uncharacterized protein, giving the protein MVVAIGQYEPHLPILSYHVIRVPLLKKEVEYTENLIKGHREQWVKYGCTIMSDAWTDRKQRCIINFFINSQVGTIFLKSVDGSDFVKTGENIFEVLDATVEEVGEENVVQVVTDNGSNYVLAGKLLEEKRKHIYWTPCAAHCIDLMLEDIGKLPLIRKTIRRAINLVGFIYAYSSTLSLLRNFTKKRELVRHAITRFATSYLTLERLHKEKANIRKMFTSDEWTLNKLSKELKGKEAAKVVLMPFFWNSVVYTLKVMAPLVKVLHLVDGERKLAMGYIYEAMDKAKETIIKSFNNNESKYKDVFAIIDKRWNCQLHRPLHAAAHFLNLEFFYDNTDLEFDFEVTNGLFECIKKFDLEVTNLGQTRMLT; this is encoded by the coding sequence ATGGTTGTAGCCATTGGTCAATATGAGCCACATTTGCCCATTCTTAGCTATCATGTCATCAGAGTTCCACTCCTGAAGAAGGAAGTTGAATATactgaaaatttgataaaaggCCACAGGGAGCAATGGGTCAAGTATGGTTGTACTATTATGTCCGATGCATGGACTGATCGGAAACAAAGatgcatcattaatttttttattaactctcAAGTTGGTACCATATTTTTGAAGTCTGTTGATGGCTCTGATTTTGTAAAGACaggtgaaaatatttttgaggtTCTTGATGCCACTGTGGAGGAAGTTGGAGAAGAGAATGTTGTTCAAGTTGTAACCGATAATGGGAGCAACTATGTTTTAGCGGGTAAGTTGTTGGAGGAGAAAAGGAAACATATTTATTGGACTCCTTGTGCAGCTCATTGTATTGATTTGATGCTTGAAGATATTGGGAAGCTTCCCTTGATAAGGAAGACAATTAGAAGGGCAATTAATCTAGTTGGGTTTATCTATGCCTATTCTAGTACCTTAAGTTTATtgagaaattttacaaaaaagaggGAATTGGTGAGACATGCTATTACTAGATTTGCCACTTCTTATCTAACTTTAGAAAGGCTCCACAAAGAGAAAGCCAATATTAGAAAGATGTTTACTTCTGATGAATGGACCTTAAACAAGCTATCTAAGGAGCTTAAGGGAAAAGAAGCTGCAAAGGTAGTGCTCATGCCTTTTTTTTGGAATAGTGTGGTTTACACTCTTAAAGTCATGGCTCCACTTGTGAAAGTGCTTCATCTTGTGGATGGTGAAAGGAAACTAGCCATGGGCTATATTTATGAAGCAATGGACAAggcaaaagaaacaattatcaAGTCTTTCAACAACAATGAAAGCAAGTACAAAGATGTGTTTGCAATCATTGATAAAAGATGGAATTGTCAGCTTCATAGACCATTGCATGCAGCTGCCCACTTCTTAAATCTAGAGTTCTTTTATGACAACACTGacttggagtttgattttgaggtCACCAATGGTTTGTTTGAGTGCATTAAGAAGTTTGATTTAGAGGTCACCAACTTGGGACAGACTAGAATGCTGACCTAG
- the LOC106794759 gene encoding uncharacterized mitochondrial protein AtMg00860-like, which yields MPEPRTEKQVRGFLRRLKYIARFISQLTATCEPLFKLLRKNQSVHWDKDCQEAFEKIKWRLMKPPALMPPVPGRPLILYMIVVDESMGCMLAQHDESGKRERVVYYLSKKFTAYEDIMALFEEKLEKDRDKWIV from the exons atgccggaaccccgaaCCGAGaagcaggtccgaggtttcctgagGCGTTTAAAatacattgccagattcatatcacagctcacagCTACCTGTGAGCCACttttcaaactcttacgcaagaACCAGTCCGTCCACTGGGACAAGGACTGTCAAGAGGCATttgaaaagatcaaatggcGCCTCATGAAGCCTCCCGCACTTATGCCGCCGGTGCCCGGGAGACCTCTCATCCTGTACATGATAGTTGTGGACGAGTCGATGGGGTGCATGCTGGCACAGCATGATGAGTCGGGAAAAAGAGAGCGAGTCGTCTACTacttaagtaagaagttcacggcct atgaggacatcatggccttattTGAAGAAAAGCTAGAAAAGGACagggacaagtggatcgtgtga